A region from the Arachis ipaensis cultivar K30076 chromosome B01, Araip1.1, whole genome shotgun sequence genome encodes:
- the LOC107636151 gene encoding putative pentatricopeptide repeat-containing protein At1g69350, mitochondrial produces the protein MTLYMPLFRTCSTLRSLTQLHAHLIVTGLHNDPLPSTKLIESYSQMGSLHSSRLVFDTHPSPDSFMLGVLIKCYLWNHLFHQVVSLYHSHIHMGSFVFVYPSVLKAVSGVGDLVTGRKVHGTVIKSGLEADAVIGTSLLGMYGELCCLDDAQKVFDEMPQRDLVSWSSVISCYVENGRPSEGLKMFRRMVSEQISPDKITLLSVAEGCAKVGCLRLVKSIHGYAIRSDMVGDASLSNALIIMYGQCGHLQRAEGLFKFLADRSTACWTSMISSYNRNECFREALASFIRMQESQVEPNAVTMINALYPCARLGRLKEGKSVHCFILRKAMDLGDLDLGPPLVEFYAACWEPSSCHKLLYITENIVSWNILISFYAREGLHDNAMVLFANMLGKGLMPDSYSLASSISASASIGSIEFGQQIHNHAMKRGFIDEFVQNSLIDMYLKCGFADLAYLVFDKITEKSIVTWNCMISGLSQNGLSVAALKLFDQMYFNCLKIDEVTLLCAIQACSNLGYLEEGKWIHHKIIVFGVQSDLYINTALVDMYAKSGDLQTAKRVFDIMPEKSVVTWSAMIAAYGVHGQMIAAGSLFTKMVESGIRPNEVTFMNILSACRHAGSMEAGKFYFNSMRDYGIEPNIEHFASIVDLLSRAGDLDGAHKIIKSMLFPIDSSIWGALLNGCRIHGRKDLIRQINKDLQEISTDDTGYYTLLSNIYAEGGYLQESRAVRTKMEGMGLKKVPGYSTVEVNKKIYRFGAGDASECREIYMFEKHLRSLGQLCDIEGYNSIFSEDYNVKSLQRKASSYICNKLVTL, from the coding sequence ATGACACTCTACATGCCATTGTTCAGGACATGTTCTACCTTAAGATCACTCACCCAGCTCCATGCCCATCTTATCGTAACTGGACTCCACAACGACCCACTTCCCTCCACAAAGCTCATTGAGTCATATTCTCAAATGGGTTCCCTCCATTCATCAAGGCTCGTTTTTGACACCCACCCATCTCCTGATTCCTTCATGTTAGGTGTCCTCATCAAGTGTTATCTCTGGAACCACCTTTTTCACCAAGTGGTTTCACTCTACCATAGTCACATTCACATGGGTAGCTTCGTTTTTGTGTACCCTTCTGTTCTGAAGGCTGTCTCTGGTGTTGGGGACTTGGTTACTGGAAGAAAGGTCCATGGTACGGTGATTAAGTCTGGCCTCGAAGCAGATGCTGTAATTGGAACCTCGTTGTTGGGTATGTATGGTGAATTGTGCTGTTTGGATGATGCCCAGAAGGTGTTCGATGAAATGCCTCAGAGGGACTTGGTTTCGTGGAGTTCTGTTATCTCTTGTTATGTTGAGAATGGAAGGCCCAGTGAAGGGTTGAAGATGTTTCGCCGGATGGTTTCGGAGCAAATTAGTCCTGACAAGATCACTTTGCTTAGTGTAGCCGAAGGTTGTGCTAAAGTTGGTTGCCTGAGGCTGGTGAAATCAATCCACGGGTATGCAATCAGAAGTGACATGGTTGGTGATGCCAGTTTGAGTAATGCACTTATCATTATGTATGGCCAATGCGGTCACTTGCAAAGAGCAGAAGGGCTCTTTAAATTCCTCGCTGATCGAAGTACTGCCTGTTGGACTTCTATGATTTCGTCCTATAATCGAAATGAGTGCTTTAGAGAAGCACTTGCGAGTTTTATCCGGATGCAGGAGTCACAAGTGGAACCAAATGCAGTGACAATGATTAATGCTCTGTATCCATGTGCTAGATTAGGCCGGTTGAAAGAGGGGAAGTCAGTTCATTGCTTTATTTTAAGAAAAGCAATGGATTTAGGAGATCTTGATCTCGGTCCTCCGCTAGTGGAGTTTTATGCTGCATGTTGGGAACCAAGTAGTTGTCATAAACTTCTTTATATAACTGAAAATATTGTGTCATGGAATATACTTATATCGTTTTATGCTAGGGAGGGTTTACATGACAATGCAATGGTACTCTTTGCTAATATGTTGGGTAAGGGGTTAATGCCGGACTCATATAGCCTAGCAAGTTCTATTTCAGCGAGTGCGAGCATTGGTTCGATAGAATTCGGACAGCAGATACACAACCATGCCATGAAAAGAGGCTTCATAGATGAATTTGTTCAGAACTCCTTGATAGACATGTATTTAAAATGCGGCTTTGCAGACTTGGCATACCTGGTTTTTGACAAGATTACAGAAAAAAGCATTGTGACATGGAACTGCATGATTTCTGGGCTTTCTCAGAATGGGCTTTCGGTAGCAGCACTCAAACTATTTGATCAGATGTACTTCAATTGTCTGAAAATTGATGAAGTAACCTTGTTATGTGCAATTCAAGCTTGTTCCAATTTGGGCTATCTTGAGGAGGGAAAATGGATTCATCATAAGATCATTGTATTTGGTGTACAGAGTGACCTTTATATTAATACAGCCTTGGTTGATATGTATGCCAAATCTGGAGACCTTCAAACAGCCAAACGAGTTTTCGATATCATGCCAGAGAAAAGCGTGGTGACATGGAGTGCCATGATTGCTGCTTATGGTGTACACGGTCAAATGATTGCGGCTGGTTCACTCTTCACAAAAATGGTAGAGTCAGGCATCAGACCAAATGAAGTAACCTTCATGAATATCTTATCTGCATGCAGGCATGCTGGATCAATGGAGGCTGGAAAATTCTATTTCAACTCGATGAGGGATTATGGCATAGAGCCTAACATAGAACATTTTGCCTCTATAGTCGACCTCCTAAGCCGCGCTGGCGATCTTGATGGAGCgcacaaaataattaaatcaatGCTCTTCCCTATAGATTCTAGCATATGGGGAGCTCTACTTAACGGATGCCGAATTCACGGTAGGAAAGACCTGATTCGACAAATCAACAAAGACCTTCAAGAAATAAGCACAGATGATACAGGGTACTATACGTTGTTATCTAATATATATGCCGAAGGAGGATACCTCCAAGAATCCAGAGCGGTGAGAACAAAGATGGAAGGGATGGGACTAAAGAAGGTTCCTGGGTATAGCACTGTTGAGGTTAATAAGAAAATCTACAGATTTGGAGCTGGGGATGCTTCTGAATGTAGAGAAATTTACATGTTTGAAAAACACTTACGAAGTTTGGGACAACTATGTGACATTGAAGGCTATAATAGTATATTTTCTGAGGATTATAATGTTAAGAGCTTGCAGAGAAAAGCTAGTAGTTATATTTGCAATAAATTGGTCACACTTTAG